In the Helianthus annuus cultivar XRQ/B chromosome 11, HanXRQr2.0-SUNRISE, whole genome shotgun sequence genome, one interval contains:
- the LOC110888814 gene encoding protein ALP1-like encodes MADDFPLWFPPDSSDDSSDDSILFFQNLLEEAELQDTGTSNQRRYIERQREVGHETLMADYFVEDPKYNDAIFWQKFRMSKRLFLNIVTAVEANDEYFQESYDARGRRSFTPLQKVTSAIKQLATGNPPDEGDEYLHMAARTSRECLEYFCETVCRIYGSEFLRRPTSHDMTLLYDAHEEQHHLPGMFGSLDCTHFVWRMCPTELRGQYMRGDHRYPTVMLEVVASQDLWIWHAFCGPPGSQNDINVLGQSPLFLTERNGTAPKCPFYVNNHYYKRGYLLVDGIYPKWSVFVKSISYPQEVDEKMFKRQHEAARKDVERAFGVLKSKWGVLNRPMRARTVKKIRNVVYTCIILHNMILKDDGNAIAPVHIQDPPVEPAFDDRVLGELMDEDTHWRLKHDLTVHLASQDLPHLLVDSDEE; translated from the coding sequence ATGGCGGATGATTTCCCGTTGTGGTTTCCACCCGATAGTAGCGACGACTCGTCCGATGATAGCATTCTTTTTTTCCAAAATCTACTCGAAGAAGCCGAACTACAAGACACCGGTACATCAAACCAAAGGAGATACATTGAACGTCAGCGGGAGGTTGGGCACGAGACCCTCATGGCGGATTATTTTGTCGAAGACCCGAAATACAACGACGCAATTTTTTGGCAAAAGTTCCGTATGTCGAAACGGTTGTTTTTAAATATTGTGACCGCCGTGGAAGCGAATGACGAATACTTTCAAGAGTCCTACGATGCGCGAGGTCGGAGGAGCTTTACGCCGCTGCAAAAGGTTACATCAGCTATTAAACAGCTCGCAACCGGTAACCCTCCAGACGAAGGAGACGAGTACTTGCATATGGCTGCAAGAACTTCCCGCGAGTGCCTAGAATATTTTTGCGAAACGGTTTGCAGAATATATGGTTCGGAGTTCTTACGTAGGCCGACAAGCCACGACATGACACTGTTATACGACGCACATGAAGAACAACATCACCTTCCAGGTATGTTCGGTAGCCTTGATTGCACCCATTTCGTCTGGCGAATGTGTCCCACCGAGCTTCGAGGGCAGTATATGAGAGGAGATCACCGATACCCGACTGTTATGCTCGAAGTAGTGGCGTCTcaagatttatggatttggcatgctttttgcgGTCCACCGGGTTCGCAGAACGATATCAATGTGCTAGGACAATCGCCGTTATTCTTAACGGAACGAAATGGAACCGCGCCAAAATGTCCATTTTACGTCAACAACCATTATTACAAACGTGGTTATTTGCTCGTGGATGGAATTTACCCAAaatggtccgtgtttgtgaaatcGATCTCATACCCTCAAGAAGTAGACGAAAAGATGTTCAAAAGGCAACACGAGGCGGCAAGAAAAGACGTCGAAAGGGCTTTTGGGGTTTTGAAGTCAAAATGGGGTGTCTTGAATCGGCCGATGCGAGCAAGGACGGTTAAAAAAATTAGGAATGTTGTGTACACGTgtattattttacacaacatgattttaAAAGACGACGGAAACGCGATTGCACCGGTACACATTCAGGATCCTCCGGTCGAGCCCGCGTTTGATGATAGGGTGTTGGGCGAGCTAATGGATGAAGATACGCATTGGAGACTTAAACACGATCTCACGGTTCATCTCGCAAGTCAAGATTTGCCCCACCTGTTGGTTGATTCTGACGAAGAGTAg